TCTGAGAGCAGCTACGGGAGGACCTTGAGGGGCAGCAGGGAGCACCCTGAGTGGGCCGGAGGGGACAGCAGGGGTGCTGTCCCCACTtcacagagggggaaactgaggctcagagcggTCTGGCCTGGAGCTGTGGAGTCAGCGCCGGGCTCCCGGCAGCCCCGCGGCCGCTTCCGGAGGCAGCTTGCTGGACGAGGCGGAAGGCGCCGGCACGCGCCCAGTGTCCGGCTCCAGCAGCTCCTGCCACCAGCAGGTCCCCGGCTTCTAGGAGGGGCTGACAGCCTGCTTGCCCCCCTTTGCCCCTCCAGGCCCACCCACCCTGCTCTCTGCTCCATGAGGCTTCAGGAGACCCCCCAGATCTGAGGGAGGGGAGCGAGTGGGTGTGAGCCCCCCCCCCCGTGCTCTCTCACAGGTGCCTGGGGCTGGCCGGCTTTCTTCCGTGAAGGCCACCGCCCCAGCCGTCTACCCCAGACACTCTGAGCGTCTCCTCCCAGCTCTGGTCACTGCACTCCCTGTGGGCCTTGGTCACAGGACCTCTGCCACCCGAGCTGGTGACTGCAAAACCCCACGGGTCCCAGTACCCACAGTGCTGTAAATCAAGCCCCCCAAAGCATGGTGAAGCCCCCAGGGCAAGGAGACCCACAGTAGGCCCCTCTGCTGTCACTCACGTCTCCATCCCCAGTCCAAGGACAGAAACCTGCCTCATCCCCTGATGCAAGTTTAAGGCAAGGAGCCACCAGGGGCACCCAGGATCACTCAGGAGCCACCAGGGACCCAGGAGCACCCAGGGGTCAGTTGCATATGGATAATAAGGAATGCTGCAGGCTGAGCAAGGGTTTCCAGGCGTGGTTGGCTTGGTGGTCTCTGCCAGCAGCTCGAGTCTCCAGCGCCCGACGCGGCACCCTGGGGTCTGCTCAGCCTGTTTCCTCTGCCTCCCTGCGCAGACCCAGCCTGCACCTCCTCAGCACGTCCGGGGGCAGGTGGGGCGGCCAAGGCCGGGTGGGGGCCCTGGGTGGGGTCTCTGTGCTAAACCAGACCAGAGCTCCCAGGGCAGGCGCGGTACCTCTGTGGCCCCGGGGGGACGGGGCAGAGCGGTGGGCAGCTTTGCCGCAGGGTGGGAGGCTCCCAGgccgggagggggtggggggaggcctcACCTCCGATGGCGTAAATCTCTCCGTTGAGGGCCGCGCTGGCGTGATTGGTGCGGGCCCTGCGCATGGGCGCCACGGGCCTCCAGGCCGCCTCCTTCAGCGGGAAGCACCAGGCCTGGGTGGTCGACCAGGTGTCCGTCTTGGTGCCCCGTGAGCCACCTGCTGGGAGAGGCTCATTCTGCAGGGACGCCCTCCCGCCCGGGGGCTCTGGACCAGCACCCATCCTGCCGGCGCCCACCCCCCACACCAGGCCGTGTGGTTCTGGACACACGCGCCTCCGTGTTGACCGGCGTGGGACAGGGGTCCAGAAGGGGCCCCCCAACCCCATGAACAAGTGGAAGGAGATCCCGGTTTCAGACCCCCCATCAGGGAGGCTTTTCCCCCAGCGACTCCCACAGGGAACCCCGGCCTCGAAAAGCTCAGAGAGCAGAGCAGACCCCCACGTGGCCCAGTCCCTTCTGGGGAGCCCCTGGCCATGGGTGCACAGCAGGGGCCTCAGGCCCACATTGGATGGTGGACACGGGGCGGCTTGTGCACGCACGTGTGGACTGAGATTTTCACACATGTGGAAAGCTCCAGAAGAGTGAGCTACCACGGAGCCCCAGAGCCAAAGGGCGGCTCCTCCACTGGACTCGTGTGGTTGGAGGGGTGCAGAGAGCGGGTGCCAGCTTCCCGGCGGCCCCAAGCCGCCCACCTGTGACATAGATGTCGTTGTTGAGCGCCGCCAGGGAGAAGCCCCACTTGTGGTAGTCGGGGAAGTCGGGGAGCGCCATCCACGTCTCtggcaggaggagaggggaggggtgagggccGGCCTGTGCCCGCCTGCGACGGAAGCCCCTCGGCGCCCAGCCCCGGGCCTCTGAGCCCCCTCGCTGCTCTTCCGCGCAGTGGGTGGTGGTGTCCCCTCGCCGGCAGGGTAGGGCATGGACATGGGGCGGGACTCAGCAGGACACGGGTGGGGGTGACGGGCGGCTTGGGGTGCCCGGCTTGCTGCACCCTGCCTGGCCCCCGGGGGCCTCCACCTGCCCCTTGGAGACCGGCCCCCAGACCGCACAGCAGACTGCACACGGGCTTCGCCGAGGGCTGGCTGGGCTCTAgcgcctgccctgcccctgcccttgaCCCACTGACCCTGAGCGGCGCATCCGGCCCAGGCCTGGGATAACGGGTTTAGGGGCCTGATCTCTGGGTGTCTGGCAGGTCACTACACAGACatcattctttccttccttcatttgtCCATCCCGGAATCAGACGTGGGCTGTGCAGCAGGCAGAGCAGAGTTCAAAGCCCGGCTCTTGTGCACCAGCTTTGTGCCCTGCGCAGggctcagcctcagtttccttgtctgtgaaatggggtgatGCCTTCCTCTTGGGGCAGGATGCGGGTTACTATTGCTATTGTGCGGGATGGGGCAAAGTGTTTAGGATGGCTCTGCCTCCTTGGAGCTTCATGGGGTAAACTGAGGCGAGAGATgagaaaaagcttaaaaaaaaaaaaagcaaaatgagacAATAAATGTGAGGATGATAAAGTCCTGTAAATGGACACATTTGGGCTGCTGGTGGGGGCTGTGCAAGGGACCCAGGCCAGGGGGATGTGCCTCAGGGAGGGCTCGGCTGTGGACTGtcatggcagtttgatattatttatgagtcccaaaaaaaagagaaaaattctcTTTGTAAACTTGTCTGCTCCTCGGGGTGTGATCCTCTTTGGTTGCATTatattcaaaggttttacatttccTTGTTGAGATTAGGGCTCGGATTCCACCGTGCCAGTAGGGCATACTCGCCCCTTGGTCGGCTATATAAATGGGCTTTCCCTCCAGAAGACGTGGAAGGAGAGAGCGCCATCAgcctggaagaggagagaacttggtcgtTTCGGTCCTGCCAcgggacagaaaggagaaggttcaaagccccagggagagggacaaGCCCTGCGCCAGCCGACAGCTGAGaccggaagaagctgggcccactgaaacttgagaggaagaggaaggggagacCCGGCAGCGATCCCCGCCTTCTTACTTTAACccgtggcaacaggctttggggAGCGAGCAGCCTTGAGCTCTCTTTAGAACAGGGGATCTTAACCTTTGTGGtgccacggacccctttgccagtcaggtgaaaaccacggaccccttactaagtccacattgtACTGTGTTATTTAATCAGCCtgtcacacccgcaccaacatggcCCCGCAGGAATCAGGTTTTTTTGAATTTCGATTCAAACTCACGGACCCCTTGTGAAGAATGCtttctttagggcctggtatctgtaagctcctaccccagagaaataccctgtataaaagccaacagattgcgGGAcgtttgcatcagcgcccctttggctgactggtACAACAGTTGACAACGATTTTCGGGACATGCCGAATTCCCGGCCTCCTGGCGGCCTGCCGGCTGAGCCACAGCAGAGCCTGGCACCGGGGGCCGGGACGCAGTGTCCCCCTGACTCATGCCTGTGTCATCCCGGGGCGGGCATCCCCAGCAGTCGCCGTTCTCTGCCCCCAGGGCCCTCCCCACCGGGTCCGAGGGACAGCTGCCCCTGGCTCGAGCCAGCATTGCTCATCGCCTGACGTCAGCCCCCGGTCCCCTCTCCTTGGCCCCTGGCCCCGGACAGCGGCCTCAGGTCTCCCCCAGCCCTCCGGCCAGTGACACGAGGGGATGGCCGGTGACCTGCCGGTCAGCCCGGGCCCCACCCCTTCAGCCGCATCCAGGGTCCCCGCagacctgccccccaccccaagttccccttccctcctccactCCTGCCAGGCAGCCCTGCTTGGCCGTGGTCCCGGCAGGCCTGGCCCTGGGTCTGTCACGGTCTCTCTTCTCAGTACCGGGAGGGTCCCGGGAGCCCGtgtcacagaggaggaaactgaggctcaggggtgGGGTCCTGCTCATGGGCCGGGATCAGAATCTCAGGAGCTGAGCCCGAACGGCGCCTTCAGCCCCTCCCAGGAGGCTGCACCCCCTTGTATCCCCATCCTCCCCGGAGGCCCTGCCTGCATCGGCCCCCGGGGCAGGGGTGCTGAAAGCAGGAGCCAGCCTGGctgccctccctcccacatggcgCAGCCTGGGGCCCCAGAGCCTAAAGGGCCCAAGTCAGGGGCTCTGGCTGCGGGCAGACGGGCCGCAGAGCCCCCCACTGCCCGTCTCCCTCCCTACCCGTTGTGACTAGCCTGCAGCCCCCTGGGTCCCCTGGCACGCAGGCTGGGGGTCAGGGCAGGCGCCCCCTGCCCTGTGAGATGGCCTCCGTGGCCTCGCTTCGGGGTGGAGGGCTACTCACTGGCCTTGGTGTCATAGAAGGCGACGTTTGCGGAGTGGGCCGTGGGCTCCTCGCCGCCGTCCTCGCCCTCCTCCAGCGCCCGCCCgcccaccaccaccagcacctcCTCCAGCTTCTGCGGAAGGCCCGGCAGCTCCTGTCGGCCGAAAGGATGGGGTCAGGGGACAGCGGGGTGGCCCCCCGGCCGAGGGTCTCCAGGCGGGTGCCACCTGCTGTTTGGCTGCACCAGGACGGCCCACCCGGGAGGCGAGTGCTGGAAGGTTCCATGCTGGAGGGTACTTAGTCACTGCCCAGAGCTCCTGGGACCCCAAGCCCCCTACTCCCCAGCCCTGCCTGAGAAACATCGACCTGAGCTCCCTGGAGGGAGGCCCTGGGGCCCATCAGCTCCTTGTGTCGTTTCATCAGGACCTGTCCCTGGCCTGCTGCCAGCAGGAAGAGGCACCCCATAAATGTGCGAGCAGCTTGCTCCGGGGCAGGTGGCAGCAGGCCACCCTGCTTATCTGAGCCTCTTTGCCCTAAAGAGCCACCACTTTGCCACCACTTTGCTAAAGTGGTGGTTCCTTCCTGGATTgatttccctccttctttccctgtTGAGCTCCTGTCCCTCCTTGAAGGCCCAGCTCAAATGCTGCCTCCTCTGGAGAGCCCTCCCTGACTGCCTGTCCCTGGCCCAGCACCAGCTGTCCTCACACAGCTTCATCCCCGCCGAGCCGTGGGCTCCTTCAGGATGGGGACTGTGCCTGAGAGGAGAACGGAGGGAGGCTCGCCCTCCCAGCGAAGGGGCGTGCGGTGCAGTTCAAGGTTGGGGGCACCTCGGGGGTACCCCTCCTGTATTCTGTGTCaggttgaatcatgtaccccaggAAGAAGCACACGCCTAACGCACTCCTGAGCCAACGTCAGGAAGAGCTTCTGAAGACGTTATTTTTGGCTCCGGGGTGGCCGCCTGAGTCAGGCTGAGCCGTCACCCTTCACTGGAGCCTTCTAGGGAGCGAGCCGCGGGAGGGGCCCAGTGGAAGCAGCTGGCGGTCAGCGGAACCCCGAGGAGAGGACACCGCCCCGTGACGGGAAAGCGCGGAACCCGAGGGTGGCCGTCAGCCAGGGCGCGCCGACCCCCTGCTGCTCGCCAGCCCGTTGTGCAGGGGCTGCTTCCGCAGCCGGGAAACGAaggccccctccctccccgggCAGGAGGgtctctgggcctcctctctcatcCCGGTGGTGGGAGCTCCGGAGCCCGGCCCCTCGCCCCCGACTCCCCCGCCCCCACTCACCACACCGGGGCCCTGGGACAGGGCTGCCCGACACGCCTCTGAGTCCTGGAGCAGCGGCTCGGTGGTCAGCAGCCGCTGCAGGCAGGGCCCGGGCAGGGCGTCCAGGTGCACCAGGCCGAGCAGCTCGGGCAGGTGGGCGGCCCGGGCCGGACGGTCGTGGCGCACCCAGCGCAGCAGCGCCTCGAGCCGGCTCTGTTCCGGCTGCACCTGCAGCAGGTCTCCGGCCAGGCAGGCGGCCAGCCGCTCCCggggcagctccaggaactcGTCCTCCCGGGCCACCGCCTCGAAGTTCTCCCGCAGGAAGGCCCAGGCCTTGGCCGCCACGCCCAGCAGCCCCTGCTGCTCCCCGAACTCACAGATGCCCAGGCAATTGGCAGCGTCCAGCTGCTGCTGCAGGTAGCGGCCGCAGACCTTCTGCACGGCGGGGAAGTGCAGGCGCGCGGCCGTGCGCGTCAGGGCCTCCACGTTGCCCTGGGTGACGGTCAGCCGGCCCGTGTACACGAAGTCCACCAGCTGCGCCACCATGGCCGGCTCCACGTCCCGCAGCTCCACGCGGGCCGAGAAGCTCTCCGCAAAGTTGCCCGCGAACATGGCGTGGAAGTAGGGGCTGCTCAGCGCCAGCAGACCGCGGTGGCAGGGCAGCTCCTGGCCGCCCACCAGCAGCGTGACGTCGGCCAGCTTGGGCTGGGAGCGCAGGCGCTGCAGGCCGTCCAGCATGTCCTGGGCGTGGGAGGGCAGGTGGAACTCCAGGTCCTCCACGTTCCGCACCATGGCTGCCAGGGCCAGCGCTGGGCCCTGCCCGCTCACGGGGTAAACGGCTGGGCACCGGCGAGCAGCTAGGGGGAGAAGGGTGCGTCAGCCATGGGTGGGCGGTCTTGTCTGCCGGAGTCACCTGTCTATCAGTCCTTTCCATCCCTGAACAAGCATCGCCGGCGCATCGGTGATGAGCAAAGCGCTTTACCCACCGTCTCTTTTAACCTGGCCTTGAGGGTTCCCTGCACGGCAGGTGGTTCTGGGTCGCAGCGTCGCCCTGGAATTCCCGCCCACCTGGGACCTGGGCAGGTGACCTGATTTGGAACTAGGGTCTTGATGTAATCAAGTTGAGGCCACACTGGAACGGGCGGGCCCGAAATTCAGCACCTGGCGTCCTCACACGGCCGGGCCGGACAAGAAGACGCAGGGGCGATGCCAACTGAAGGAGGCAGAGTCTAGAAGCTCCAGCTACGGCCAAGGCCTGCGGCCACCAGCAGAAGCCGAGGCAGCGGCGTGGCCCCTTGGGGCCTCCGGAAGGAGCCAGCGGGGCTAGCACCTTGAGTCCGGCCATCTCCAGAACTGCAAGGCTCTAAACCCCTGCTGCTCCAAGCAGCCTGGTTTGGGAACTTCCTCATGGCAGCCCTGGAGGCTTAGTGCCCAGTACAcgtgttattcccattttacagcgAGGAAATCAAGGCTCAGGGAGGGCGGGAGTGAGGGCAGGACAAGGGCAGCCAGAGAGCCACAGCCCTGCACCTCCTCGAAAGCTCCAGGCCCCTCGACTGGGGGATCCCCCTACCCAACCCCCAGACAGCCTTCTGTTCCCAGGTCAGTGCCTGGGAAGTGCTGGGGTCATTTGAGAAAGGCTTCCTGTGCTGATGATTCTCCCCATCTGTGGTTACGTGGCACCTTGGCCTGCCACGACCTTGCTGGGTGGCCTTGGGTGGACCACAGCCCTCTCTGGTCGCCTGATTCCTCATCTGCAGAGAATGGCAGTGACCAGAGCCCGAGGGATCGCCCCGCACAGCCAACTCTGATACACGTCCAGACCTGCTCACGCCTCACAGCGGTCCTAAGAGGTGGCTGCTGTAACTGTCCCTGCTtcaagtggggaaactgaggcaaaagggctgaagtcacttgcccaagaCCACCAAGCTAGGAAGTGGTGGAGTCGGGGTACGCGCTCAGAGCCGGGCTCTGTAGCCCCATTTGCACATCGCAAAGTCCAGAGCGCTGAAGACAAACAGCCAAAGGAAACTTTCTGGAGGGGAATTTCAAAACACATAGTGGGTTCCAATCAGCCCACTTCCGGGTCGATTTCCCTATGTGTGCATTTATTTATGTTCTTCTGGAATTTTACCCTAAGAAAGCtgtcccccaaaaaagaaaagatgcggCCCATCCACCAGGGGGCGCCTTGCAGAGCCGTTGGACGAAGGCGCGTTGTCGCCGTGCCAGCGCGGGCGAGGGCACAAATGCTGGGTGAGGTAAGCAGGATGGCAATGACAAAGGGAACTGGGAAGCTGTGGACCCTGGTGGGAAGGAGCACGGCCAGCCTTCCAGAAGCAACGATGCTGTGCCTGGGCAGGGGAAGCGTGGCCCCCCCACTTCCAGATCTCCAAAGGCCCGTCTCCAGGCTGCCAGGAGGGGGTTACCCAAAGTGCCCACTCTACGTGGGCTCGGGCCACTCTGGATGGGTCAGGGGGCCAGTGGGGTCCCCGCTGAGTGTCCATCCTGCCGGGCCCCTCGCAGGGGGGAGTTCTGGCCCCAAAGGTGGCCCTGTCCCCCCCAGGGAGGACAGAAGACTAGCCAGAACCTCGCGGGCGGcgacggggtggggggtggcttcCCTGGGCCTCGCATTCCGGCCATTGCTGGGATCCCTGTGTCCGGCTGCGACAGCAACAGGGGCCAGCAggcggtgggggggtggggggctcggCCACATTCCTACTGGCACCTGCCGCCCTGCTGTCCCCAGCGTGGAATGTAGCTTCGGGGGCCCTGACCCTCCCAGGAATGAGGAGGGTCCTTGGAACACAGCTGCCAGCTGGCGTCCCCGGACCAGACTGGGCCATGGGGGATTCGGGAGCCGGGCCCGGCCAGGAGCAAGGAGGCCTGAGCACAGCGACAGCAGAGGTGGTCTCGGCTGGGGCCGCAGCCTGGCCAGCATGGCCTGGCCACAGTCAGAAGCGTGGGTCCAGGCTCCCACCGGCCGCCCGCGCAGTCGCCCTTGCCCCTTGCCCTCGGAGGGAAGCAGGCTTGCTGACTGCGCACCCCACCCCAAGGGGCCCGGCTTGGCCAGCGTGGGGGTCTCTCTCCAGAGCACCAGGGCTGCCCAAGCATGAGCCCTGAGCCCCCGCGCCCCCAggtccccacctctcccctccacTGCCCCCTCTCGGAGCCCCCCGGCCCTACCTGGCAGAGGGTGGCTGGCCTCGGCTGCTGTGAACGGGCCTGAGAACAGGACTGCCCAGCGGCAAGGGCTGGGGCGGGCCTGGCGGGCGCGGCCGGGCCACGTGGGGGGAGAGGGTATTTTTAGCCTCTGCCCGCAGAGGGAGGCAGGGCAACGGGGATGGGCTGGCGGGGAAGAGTGATGTGATGACGCCTCCCGCTGTGCCCACCCTGGAAGTCCACACGGGCGCGTCACACCAGGAGCCCGAGGCCTTGGCGTGACCCTGGGACCAGCCGACAGGACGCAGCCCTGGGCAGGACGTGCGTGTAGCTTGGCCTAAGCCCCTCCCTGTGGCTGTGGGGCTGACTGGAGCAGGTGGAAGGCAGATTCCCCACTTGGGGTGACtctggtgcctcagtttcccgcGCTGTgcagtgggggcagtggggatCAGGAAGGTGGGTGTGGAGGGCACCTGGTAAGCCTCATCCTGTGGCACCCTCCCCTGCCAGTCTTTTAAGTGGGAAGGGACCTAGGAATGCATACAGGTGACCCACAAAAATGACCACAGCAGGCTCATGGTGAGCATGGCTTTGGTGGTAAAATGAGGTGCCTCGAGAGGTGAGCAGACATCCCCAGGGGCCTCCACAGCTGGTGACAGGCCAGGTCATGCCGGGGCCGGGGCCTAGGACTGCCCTGGTGCTTTTGTTAGCAGTGAGGCCAGAGACAGCTAAGGGACGGGACCACCTGAAGGGATGGGCAGCAGCCGCCTGTGTGGCCTTCCTCCATCTGTCTGGAGCCGCAGGCCTTGGCCGAGGTTGGGGACCATGTCTGGGGGTCTGTCCCCAAAGGACTGGGTCTCCAGGCTTCCCTTAGGCTAATGGCCACAGTAAAGCTCGCCAGCGCAGGGGCTACGCTGCCCAGGAGAGAAGCCCTCACCCTCAGCTCGGGCTGGCCAGGTGGGGCCTCCGGCTGCCCCCACTTCCTTCACCAGCGAGGCCTAACTAGGGTGCCGTTTCCCAGCTGctgggatgtgggaggagtgagggaggGCCGAGGCTGCCGCGGGCCTGGCAGGGCTCGGTGTGGTGCACTCACCTGGTGAAGAGGCCTGGTGGTCCCAGCGCCATGTACTTACTCCCTGTCAGGGTGGGTCATTTCTCAAGGGGGCTGGGGTGTCTTGCCTGATGGGGCCGGGAATAGACACACCTCCCCTGCCGGCACAGCCGTCGGCTCTGCTCTGTGCTGGGGGGAATAGGTGTGAACAAAGAAGCCATACTCCCTGCCCTTGGGACATCTGCCATCTGGTCAAGGAGATGCTGTTCGACAAATTATTGCAATTCATTGGCCAAGGACAAGTTTGCAAGGTGTGTCCATACTGGGCCACTCACAGGTGACATTCTGAGTCCATGCCTCGCTGCCAGCCCAGCCTAAACCCAGCCCAGCCCAACCCAGTCTAAAGCCAGCCCAGCCCAGTCCAACCCAGTCTAAACCCAACCCAGCCCAACCCAGTCTAAaaccagcccagcccagcccaaccCAGTCTAAAACCAGCCCAGCCCAGTCCAACCAGTCTAAACCCAACCCAGTCTAAAACCAGCCCAGCCAGCCCAACCCAGTCTAAAATCAGCCCAGCCCAGTCCAACCCAGTCTAAACCCAACCCAGTCTAAAaacagcccagcccagcccaaccCAGTCTAAAACCAGCCCAGCCCAGTCCAACCCAGTCTAAACCCAACCCAGTCTAAAACCAGCCACAGCCCAGCCCAACCCCAGTCTAAACCAGCCCAGCCCAGTCCAACCCAGTCTAAACCCAACCCAGTCTAAaaccagcccagcccagcccaaccCAGTCTAAAATCAGCCCAGTCCAGTCCACCTAGTCTAAAACCAACCAGCCCAACCCGTCTAAAACCAGCCCAGCCCAGTACAACCCAGTCTaaacccagcccagcccagcccagccctgggtCATGCCCCTGCCCCAGGTACTCCAGGACTTTCTCCTGGTCTTGAGCCTCAGTCTTGAGTGAGGTGGGGACCCTCATGGACGGCCTGGCACCCTCAGCGTGTCCCATACCATCATGGGGGTGGAGGCGCTGGAGAGGGGTTGGCGGTGTTTGGCTTGCCCCCCCCCATCCCTGTTACAGGCAGAACATGAAGGGTTAATGCATTCCCAGCCCGGGCTAGAGGAAACAAGGACAGGGGATTCTGATGACAGGCTGCTGTCACAGGGCGCTGGCCCGCTGAGGACGCAGCACTTCATGCCAAGAGTGGAGGCCCCCGGGAGATGTGGAATTGGAGACCAGGCACCTCAAATGACAGGTCAGTTTGGGAAACTCAATACCAGGGGCTCATCCACAGATTGCTACCGAGTggagcagtttttaaaaatacactgccTTATTTCTTATACaagcataaaaattaaaaaataacatgttGTGGAAGGTtggaaacacagaaaaatataaagcagAAAATTCCTCCAGTAAAAGATAATCATCAATGACATAATAGTGTCttctttccagtcttttgctGTCCTCAAAATGAAAATGACACTGCACCTAAGTTTTTGTGTCCGGTTTTATTGATCACTTGACACTGTATCCCGGGCATTCCAGTGTTACTCTGAGATCACGTCTTTGAAAACAAGTTTCATCATAATGGGGATGAAACACGATTTAAGCCTCTCCTATTAATGCGCATTCAGGTGGTTCTCCGTTTGGTGTTATTATAGCTGGTATCTGTCACCTGTCCTCAGATTTGTCTCCAGAGTAGATACTGGAGGTGACATTGCAAGTTAAAACGTGGGGGGCATTGTCGGGCTCTTGATGCTCATACTGGAGGTCCTGCGATGGGGACATGCGCGCTCCCCCCAGCAGGAGGTAAGACTGCCTGCTCTCGCTCTCAGGAGCCGTGTGGCTCagctgagcgccggcttcccacctacgaggtcctgggttcaatccccacccaGGTACCTCGAAGAAACCGAGACAAACAAAACCCTGCTTGCTCCTGCGCTGCGCGAGCCGACCCACCAGGCAGTGCCATCGCCTGTCTCCTGTCTTCAGGTTTCCTGGCTTTATTTGTTCACAGCATCTCATTCTCCTGGCATTTATTTTGGGCGTTGGGTACCATAAGGTcagactttttttcccccaaaatagtTGACCAGTGCCCTCAGCACTGTCACTGACATTTCCTTCATTCCCCGTGGATTTGCAGTGGCACTGTTACCGCGGGCCAATGTTTTCTGGGTGAgcaggttccaatttctctattcTGGTCCATTGGTCCGAGGGCCCATCCTCTTAGGTAAGAACCGCCTCGTTGACGGACTTTTGCTgtttaattgtattttatatatggaGTGGAAGCCTCTGTTCACCAAATTATTTAAGCTGGCATCGTcactgtattagttatctattgctgtgtaacaattCGCCCCCAAATTTAGCATCTTAAAACAAGAAACatagag
The nucleotide sequence above comes from Dasypus novemcinctus isolate mDasNov1 chromosome 7, mDasNov1.1.hap2, whole genome shotgun sequence. Encoded proteins:
- the KLHL30 gene encoding kelch-like protein 30 isoform X2, which produces MVRNVEDLEFHLPSHAQDMLDGLQRLRSQPKLADVTLLVGGQELPCHRGLLALSSPYFHAMFAGNFAESFSARVELRDVEPAMVAQLVDFVYTGRLTVTQGNVEALTRTAARLHFPAVQKVCGRYLQQQLDAANCLGICEFGEQQGLLGVAAKAWAFLRENFEAVAREDEFLELPRERLAACLAGDLLQVQPEQSRLEALLRWVRHDRPARAAHLPELLGLVHLDALPGPCLQRLLTTEPLLQDSEACRAALSQGPGVELPGLPQKLEEVLVVVGGRALEEGEDGGEEPTAHSANVAFYDTKAKTWMALPDFPDYHKWGFSLAALNNDIYVTGGSRGTKTDTWSTTQAWCFPLKEAAWRPVAPMRRARTNHASAALNGEIYAIGGTALDVVEVESYDPYTDSWTPVSPALKYVSNFSAAGCRGRLYLVGSSACKYNALALQCYSPATDAWSVIASPFLPKYLSSPRCAALHGTLFLVGDNTKKVYMYDPGANVWQKVQPLHSLHENGALVPLGAALYATGGRWQGLGGDYRVEMEAYDRARDVWTRRGALPRLWLYHGASAVFLDVSKWTRPFGPAQEP
- the KLHL30 gene encoding kelch-like protein 30 isoform X1 — encoded protein: MVRNVEDLEFHLPSHAQDMLDGLQRLRSQPKLADVTLLVGGQELPCHRGLLALSSPYFHAMFAGNFAESFSARVELRDVEPAMVAQLVDFVYTGRLTVTQGNVEALTRTAARLHFPAVQKVCGRYLQQQLDAANCLGICEFGEQQGLLGVAAKAWAFLRENFEAVAREDEFLELPRERLAACLAGDLLQVQPEQSRLEALLRWVRHDRPARAAHLPELLGLVHLDALPGPCLQRLLTTEPLLQDSEACRAALSQGPGVELPGLPQKLEEVLVVVGGRALEEGEDGGEEPTAHSANVAFYDTKAKTWMALPDFPDYHKWGFSLAALNNDIYVTGGSRGTKTDTWSTTQAWCFPLKEAAWRPVAPMRRARTNHASAALNGEIYAIGGTALDVVEVESYDPYTDSWTPVSPALKYVSNFSAAGCRGRLYLVGSSACKYNALALQCYSPATVPVVAALRRAARDPLPGGRQHQEGLHVRPRGQRVAEGAAPAQPARERRAGAAGGRALRHGRPLAGPGRRLPRGDGGLRPRARRVDAPGRAAPPLALPRRLRRLPGRVQVDPALRPRPGALTRAAGGQPGAGGLRSCSRNPPHEGPPRPAPAPCALFFLFVLLEPVLTPGAGAGRVVNGHGLGLWRRLPGRWTDGTSVQAGGRPPAPAVPSSQRRRPGAFWKLPWAALTLAGPA